One Ignavibacterium album JCM 16511 genomic region harbors:
- a CDS encoding T9SS-dependent choice-of-anchor J family protein yields MKKLIALFVSFLFPFISVAQTDVLYSSKTSGTSKGEPIKIDQTESTVIFQDDFNGDNTETGLNSRGWITLNVDGGGTTSWFQGNPTVFSAYEGPTNGYVGQNFNGANGFLINQWLISPPITVNAGDTLSFWHRSPDNTTFDDSIFVRYSTTAGTTPGDFDITWGRYKVSNTGWARWTGTFQHSGTVRFAIQYYHTNGGPSGSYSDYFGLDYLQVISSSSTARVQVIHNSADVLAGSVDVYINGTLALDNFAFRAATPFIDLPAGVTLNIGVAPGNSTSVNDTLKNFPVVLAAGEKYVVFANGVLNPGSYLPNPDGRSTAFTLFVKPQARETAVGSGVDIFVLHGSTDAPTVDVKAREAGNLVLVNDAAYGDITPYFTVPAGDYTLDLYLADGTTLVGSFIAPLSGLNGSSLAVFASGFLSPSGNQNGAPFGLFAALANGTVVQLVPGVVPVELSSFTASVNGTSVSLNWTTVTETNNRGFEVQRKASEGDFVTVGFVNGRGTTTEIQNYSFTDSDLPIGNYAYRLKQVDFDGTFEYSKVVEVSVIAPKEFSLEQNFPNPFNPSTQITFNLKTDSDVSLKVFNLLGQEIATLVNGRLSAGNQQIEFRADNLSSGVYFYRIDATGIDGTNFSSTKKMILSR; encoded by the coding sequence ATGAAAAAACTAATTGCTCTTTTTGTCTCATTCCTGTTTCCTTTCATTTCGGTTGCTCAGACAGATGTTCTTTACAGCTCTAAAACTTCAGGAACATCCAAAGGAGAACCTATAAAAATTGATCAAACTGAAAGTACTGTAATATTTCAGGATGATTTTAATGGTGATAATACTGAAACAGGTCTTAATTCCCGTGGTTGGATTACATTAAATGTTGATGGGGGCGGAACAACTTCCTGGTTCCAGGGAAATCCTACCGTATTTAGCGCTTATGAAGGCCCTACAAATGGTTATGTTGGTCAGAATTTTAACGGAGCTAACGGATTTTTAATCAATCAATGGCTTATTTCTCCACCGATAACTGTTAATGCAGGAGATACATTAAGTTTCTGGCATCGCTCACCAGACAACACAACCTTTGATGATTCAATATTTGTAAGATACTCCACTACGGCAGGCACAACCCCTGGAGATTTTGATATTACTTGGGGACGATACAAAGTAAGTAATACAGGTTGGGCAAGATGGACTGGGACTTTTCAACACTCAGGAACGGTGAGATTTGCGATACAATACTACCACACCAACGGCGGACCAAGTGGAAGTTATTCAGATTATTTTGGATTAGATTATTTACAAGTAATTTCTTCAAGTTCAACAGCAAGAGTTCAGGTAATCCATAATTCAGCAGATGTTTTGGCTGGTTCAGTTGATGTTTACATCAATGGTACTCTCGCATTGGATAATTTTGCATTCAGGGCTGCTACTCCGTTTATAGATTTGCCTGCCGGAGTCACATTAAATATTGGAGTTGCACCCGGAAACAGTACATCAGTTAATGATACATTAAAAAATTTCCCTGTTGTTTTAGCTGCAGGTGAAAAATATGTTGTCTTTGCAAATGGTGTTCTTAATCCCGGTTCTTATTTACCAAACCCTGACGGAAGATCAACTGCATTTACATTGTTTGTAAAACCTCAGGCAAGAGAAACTGCTGTTGGCAGTGGAGTTGACATTTTTGTATTACACGGCTCTACTGATGCACCGACTGTAGATGTAAAAGCAAGAGAAGCCGGTAACCTCGTTCTCGTCAATGATGCAGCTTATGGAGATATTACTCCTTACTTTACTGTTCCTGCTGGTGACTATACATTAGATCTTTACCTTGCAGATGGAACTACATTAGTTGGTTCTTTCATAGCTCCTCTTTCCGGGTTGAATGGAAGTTCTTTGGCTGTGTTTGCTTCAGGATTTCTAAGTCCTTCAGGAAATCAGAATGGGGCACCATTCGGATTATTTGCAGCATTAGCAAACGGAACAGTTGTTCAGCTTGTACCGGGAGTTGTTCCTGTTGAATTGTCTTCCTTCACTGCAAGTGTCAACGGAACAAGTGTATCGTTAAATTGGACTACAGTTACTGAAACAAATAACCGTGGTTTTGAAGTACAGAGAAAAGCTTCAGAAGGAGATTTTGTAACAGTTGGTTTTGTAAACGGAAGAGGAACAACTACAGAAATTCAGAATTATTCCTTCACTGATTCTGATTTACCAATCGGGAACTATGCTTACAGATTAAAACAAGTTGATTTTGATGGTACATTCGAATATTCAAAAGTTGTAGAAGTATCTGTTATCGCTCCAAAAGAATTTTCTTTAGAGCAGAACTTCCCCAATCCGTTTAACCCAAGTACTCAGATTACTTTCAATCTGAAAACTGATTCTGATGTAAGCCTGAAGGTATTTAATCTTTTAGGTCAGGAAATTGCAACCTTAGTTAACGGAAGATTATCTGCAGGTAATCAGCAAATTGAATTCAGAGCCGACAATCTTTCAAGTGGTGTTTATTTCTACAGAATAGATGCAACGGGCATTGATGGTACAAACTTCTCTTCCACAAAGAAAATGATTTTGAGCAGATAG